One Brassica napus cultivar Da-Ae chromosome C2, Da-Ae, whole genome shotgun sequence DNA window includes the following coding sequences:
- the LOC111206080 gene encoding formin-like protein 4, which produces MSGNDYTRYLSAGSRKSYGSKKSSSRRSNPRSSSNSQMAKSSAVPNSQTQPSPPAPAQASSPAPAPAQAPPAPAPSQAPPAPAPSQAPPAPAPAQAPPAPAPAQAPPPPAPNAAAMTLEDLATINMILASPGHHLLPHLHPNRPPNTVWFDEDGSVAASVRQIFERDFKEPHASWKQTPGNVVRRWFESFAQMYHWDSGFTSLVRDSFEAKLKVQMNRQVCRWKKVWRVKGDAAMPVWFDPNVWAGLVTYWLDPGTEVRNCNSRAARYSDPDRHGPSKHRSGQTSYKLRCEVAYYLLSCDLNF; this is translated from the exons ATGTCAGGAAATGATTATACCCGATATCTGTCTGCTGGTAGTAGGAAGAGTTATGGCAGTAAGAAGAGTTCATCCCGTCGTAGCAATCCGAGAAGTTCTTCTAATTCTCAGATGGCTAAGAGCTCGGCTGTACCTAACAGCCAGACACAACCTTCCCCTCCAGCTCCCGCTCAAGCTTCCTCTCCTGCTCCCGCGCCTGCTCAAGCTCCTCCAGCTCCCGCTCCCTCTCAAGCTCCTCCAGCTCCCGCTCCCTCTCAAGCTCCTCCAGCTCCCGCTCCTGCTCAAGCTCCTCCAGCTCCCGCTCCTGCTCAAGCTCCTCCACCTCCAGCTCCCAATGCTGCCGCAATGACGTTGGAAGATTTAGCGACAATCAATATGATTCTGGCTAGTCCTggacatcatcttcttcctcacctGCATCCAAATCGCCCTCCAAATACGgtttg GTTTGATGAAGATGGGAGCGTTGCTGCATCGGTTCGTCAAATCTTTGAAAGAGATTTCAAAGAACCGCATGCTAGTTGGAAGCAAACCCCTGGGAATGTCGTGAGACGTTGGTTTGAATCCTTTGCG cAAATGTATCATTGGGATTCTGGTTTCACTAGCCTGGTTCGCGATTCTTTCGAGGCCAAATTGAAAGTCCAAATGAATCGCCAAGTTTGTCGGTGGAAGAAAGTGTGGCGGGTAAAAGGTGATGCAGCTATGCCTGTTTGGTTTGACCCAAATGTTTGGGCTGGTCTCGTCACTTATTGGCTAGATCCAGGCACTGAAGTCCGGAATTGCAATAGTCGGGCAGCCCGTTACTCTGACCCCGATAGACATGGGCCATCTAAGCATCGTTCAGGTCAGACTTCTTACAAGTTGCGATGTGAAGTTGCCTATTATCTCTTAAGTTGTGATCTCAATTTTTAA
- the LOC106381415 gene encoding 3-hydroxy-3-methylglutaryl-coenzyme A reductase 1-like, giving the protein MDIRRRPPKPPVNNPNRFSNDDDQRRTTTIPPKASDALPLPLYLTNAVFFTLFFSVAYYLLHRWRDKIRYNTPLHVVTVTELGALIALVASFIYLLGFFGIDFVQSFISRADTNDTDANDFEDHRLVTCPPRGGRRLDLERDPPPPPIVCVAKSPIPDPALPEEDEEIVKSVIHGAIPSYSLESRLGDCKRAATIRREALQRITGRSIEGLPLDGFDYESILGQCCEMPVGYVQIPVGIAGPLLLDGYEYSVPMATTEGCLVASTNRGCKAMYVSGGATSTVVKDGMTRAPVVRFASARRASELKFFLEDPENFDTLAVVFNRSSRFARLQSVKCTLAGKNAYVRFSCSTGDAMGMNMVSKGVQNVLEFLTDDFPDMDVIGISGNFCSDKKPAAVNWIEGRGKSVVCEAVIKGEIVNKVLKTSVAALVELNMLKNLTGSAVAGSLGGFNAHASNIVSAVFIATGQDPAQNVESSQCITMMEAINDGKDIHVSVTMPSIEVGTVGGGTQLASQSACLNLLGVKGASTESPGMNSRRLATIVAGAVLAGELSLMSAIAAGQLVKSHMKYNRSSRDISGATTTT; this is encoded by the exons ATGGATATCCGACGGAGGCCTCCTAAACCGCCGGTTAATAACCCTAACCGCTTCTCCAACGATGACGATCAACGCCGGACAACAACGATTCCTCCCAAGGCCTCGGACGCGCTTCCTCTCCCTCTCTACCTCACCAACGCCGTCTtcttcactctcttcttctccgtCGCCTACTACCTCCTCCACCGCTGGCGCGACAAGATCCGTTACAACACCCCTCTCCACGTCGTCACCGTTACCGAGCTCGGCGCGCTCATCGCCCTCGTCGCCTCCTTCATCTACCTCTTAGGCTTCTTCGGCATCGACTTCGTCCAATCGTTCATCTCACGCGCCGACACCAACGACACCGATGCTAACGATTTCGAAGACCACCGCCTCGTCACGTGCCCACCCAGGGGCGGACGTAGGTTGGATTTGGAAAGAG ATCCGCCCCCACCACCGATCGTCTGCGTCGCCAAATCACCGATTCCGGATCCCGCGCTCCCCGAGGAAGACGAGGAGATAGTGAAATCCGTAATCCACGGCGCGATCCCTTCCTACTCTCTCGAGTCTCGTCTCGGAGATTGCAAGAGAGCGGCGACGATACGGCGCGAGGCGCTGCAGAGGATAACCGGGAGGTCGATCGAAGGATTACCGTTGGATGGGTTCGATTACGAATCCATATTGGGGCAATGCTGCGAGATGCCCGTTGGCTACGTGCAGATTCCCGTGGGGATCGCTGGGCCTTTGTTGCTTGATGGGTACGAGTACTCTGTTCCGATGGCTACGACGGAAGGCTGTTTGGTTGCTAGCACTAATAGAGGATGTAAGGCTATGTACGTCTCTGGTGGAGCGACGAGTACGGTGGTTAAGGATGGTATGACGAGAGCGCCTGTGGTTAGGTTCGCGTCGGCGAGAAGAGCTTCGGAGCTTAAGTTTTTCTTGGAGGATCCTGAGAACTTTGACACGTTGGCTGTTGTCTTCAACAG ATCAAGTAGATTCGCGAGGCTGCAGAGTGTCAAGTGTACACTTGCAGGGAAGAATGCTTATGTAAGGTTTAGTTGCAGCACTGGTGATGCTATGGGGATGAATATGGTATCCAAAGGTGTCCAGAATGTTCTTGAGTTCCTCACTGATGATTTTCCTGACATGGATGTCATCGGAATCTCCG GTAACTTCTGTTCGGACAAGAAACCTGCAGCTGTGAACTGGATCGAGGGACGTGGCAAATCAGTGGTATGCGAGGCAGTAATCAAAGGAGAGATTGTTAACAAGGTGTTGAAAACGAGCGTGGCTGCTTTAGTGGAGCTGAACATGCTCAAGAACCTCACTGGCTCTGCTGTTGCAGGCTCTCTAGGTGGATTCAACGCTCACGCCAGCAACATAGTCTCTGCTGTGTTCATAGCTACTGGCCAAGATCCAGCTCAAAACGTAGAGAGCTCTCAATGCATCACAATGATGGAAGCCATTAACGACGGGAAAGACATCCACGTCTCCGTCACTATGCCATCTATTGAg GTGGGGACAGTGGGAGGAGGAACACAGCTTGCGTCTCAATCAGCGTGTTTAAACCTGCTGGGAGTTAAAGGAGCGAGCACGGAGTCACCGGGGATGAACTCAAGGAGGCTAGCGACGATAGTGGCGGGAGCAGTTTTGGCGGGAGAGTTATCTTTAATGTCAGCAATAGCAGCTGGACAACTTGTGAAGAGTCACATGAAATACAATAGATCCAGCAGAGACATATCTGGAGCAACGACAACAACATGA
- the LOC106378183 gene encoding uncharacterized protein LOC106378183 produces MDNPPTDAPRPLKRNSNDVGWEFGVLCNPKNVDKVKCKLCGKEFSGGIYRMKEHIAHVKGNVSACPVSSKADQEKCKQAILDAKEKKGLKRKHEQELRAEVNINKGSNVEELERELGTLKSPHFQGPIDQYATSINPQASLAAQARQQNIHDAISKEKTHAVRQYCARWMYEANVAFNAIDNESFRLFCEALGQFGPGWVPPSQYQLRGPLLIEEQKRTKEKLKNLEEEWETEGCSVMTDAWSDMKRRSIMNLCVNSRGGTCFLSSKDTSKDSYTGEYIFNYIDQWIEDIGAAKVVQVVTDNATNNVAAAKMLKQKRPNIFWTGCAAHTIDLMLEGISKLPGIAKIIDQAKAVTIFIYAHHTTLSMMRTCTNNRDIVRPGATRFATCFLTMQKPIRQEGTTDEHVWQ; encoded by the coding sequence ATGGACAATCCACCAACAGATGCACCTCGTCCTCTGAAGCGAAATTCAAATGATGTGGGATGGGAATTTGGAGTCTTATGTAATCCAAAAAATGTAGACAAGGTCAAATGCAAGTTGTGTGGAAAAGAATTCTCTGGTGGTATTTATAGAATGAAAGAACACATTGCTCATGTGAAAGGGAATGTCTCAGCCTGTCCTGTATCATCTAAAGCGGATCAAGAGAAGTGTAAGCAGGCAATTCTTGATGCAAAAGAGAAAAAGGGTTTGAAGAGGAAACATGAACAAGAACTGAGGGCAGAAGTGAACATAAACAAAGGCAGCAATGTTGAAGAATTGGAAAGAGAGTTGGGAACTCTTAAAAGTCCTCACTTCCAAGGTCCCATCGATCAGTATGCAACCTCCATAAACCCTCAAGCTTCTTTGGCTGCACAAGCACGACAGCAAAATATACATGACGCcatatctaaggagaagacACATGCTGTCCGTCAATACTGTGCTAGATGGATGTATGAGGCAAATGTTGCTTTCAACGCCATTGACAATGAAAGTTTCAGGTTGTTTTGTGAAGCTTTGGGACAGTTTGGACCTGGTTGGGTTCCTCCAAGTCAGTATCAGCTCAGAGGACCATTGTTAATTGAGGAACAAAAAAGGACCAAGGAAAAGTTGAAGAATCTAGAAGAAGAATGGGAAACAGAAGGCTGCTCAGTGATGACCGATGCATGGAGTGATATGAAAAGAAGAAGCATAATGAATTTGTGTGTCAACTCAAGGGGAGGTACATGTTTTCTTTCATCAAAAGACACCTCTAAAGATTCTTACACGGGGGAGTACATCTTCAATTATATTGACCAGTGGATTGAAGATATAGGAGCTGCAAAGGTAGTGCAAGTGGTCACTGATAATGCTACAAACAACGTGGCAGCTGCAAAGATGCTGAAACAAAAGAGACCAAATATATTTTGGACAGGTTGTGCTGCACACACTATAGATCTGATGCTCGAGGGAATTTCTAAGCTTCCGGGAATTGCAAAGATAATTGACCAAGCAAAGGCTGTTACGATTTTTATATATGCTCATCATACAACACTGTCCATGATGAGAACATGTACAAATAACAGAGATATCGTAAGACCAGGAGCAACAAGGTTTGCAACTTGTTTTTTGACTATGCAAAAGCCTATACGACAAGAAGGCACAACTGATGAGCATGTTTGGCAGTGA
- the LOC125582287 gene encoding uncharacterized protein LOC125582287 encodes MASRNDIYALRAWMYNHRDSDTGEVTREYRAGLRGFLQQATNQPFARENGKIFCPCVKCKNEPYLEIDTVKKHLYNRGFRPQYYIWFLHGEGASSSSTGQGFELPSYNANYYDPRESNMFGNNAGDGYEQNMFENNAGDRYEQHGNRYHNMVTDALHEAAIPDSSREEPNIDAQRFYNMLDAANEPIYEGCREGLSRLSLASRMMTIKSDHSLNEKCMDSWAQLINEYLPEGNLAADNFYEIQKLVAGLGLPCETIDVCVDNCMIFWKDDENLEECRFCKKPRYQETTGRNRVPYKRMWYLPITDRLKRLYHSERTAAWMRWHAQHSVKDGEITHPSDAKAWKHFQTVYPDFASECRNVYLGLCTDGISPFGMSGRQYSLWPVILTPYNLPPDMCMQREFLFLSILVPGPKHPKRALDVFLQPLIHELKLLWHFGEETWDYSQQQNFNMRAVLMWTISDFPAYGMLSGWTTHGRLSCPYCMEKTDAFQLKNGRKSCWFDCHRRFLPPHHTYRKNKKLFRKNKVVHAPPPIMQSGASLLEEIDYYGANETCKVGGNWHIPANMPDGYTTSHNWHKKSIFWQLPYWKDHLLRHNLDVMHIEKNVFESIMNTLLNVKGKSKDNLKSRSDLPDLCARPELHVTREGKLPVPDFRLSGVAKQKLFESIMNTRNSIAICNEFATVRTYLLARSLQFATVLQRF; translated from the coding sequence ATGGCGTCCAGAAATGATATATATGCGTTACGGGCATGGATGTACAATCATAGAGATTCGGATACCGGTGAAGTGACGAGAGAATATCGGGCGGGGCTACGGGGTTTCTTACAACAGGCAACTAACCAACCATTTGCAAGGGAAAATGGTAAAATATTCTGTCCCTGTGTAAAATGCAAGAACGAACCATATTTAGAAATTGATACTGTGAAGAAGCATCTATATAATAGAGGATTTAGACCACAGTACTACATATGGTTTTTGCATGGGGAAGGTGCATCAAGTAGTAGTACGGGTCAGGGATTTGAACTACCAAGTTATAATGCTAATTATTATGATCCTCGTGAGTCAAATATGTTTGGAAATAATGCGGGTGATGGGTATGAGCAAAATATGTTTGAAAATAATGCGGGAGATAGGTATGAGCAACATGGAAATAGATATCACAATATGGTTACAGATGCATTGCATGAAGCTGCTATTCCTGATAGTAGTAGggaagaacctaacatagacGCACAAAGGTTTTATAATATGTTAGATGCTGCCAATGAACCTATCTACGAAGGATGTAGAGAAGGGCTTTCTAGATTATCACTAGCATCTAGGATGATGACAATTAAAAGTGATCATTCTCTAAATGAGAAGTGCATGGATTCGTGGGCTCAACTCATTAATGAGTATTTACCGGAAGGTAATCTTGCTGCCgataatttttatgaaattcagAAGCTAGTTGCGGGTCTTGGTCTACCATGTGAAACAATTGATGTGTGcgttgacaactgcatgattttcTGGAAAGATGATGAAAATCTGGAGGAATGCCGATTTTGTAAAAAGCCAAGATATCAAGAAACCACAGGAAGGAATCGTGTGCCTTACAAACGTATGTGGTACTTACCGATCACAGATAGATTGAAGCGTTTATATCACTCAGAAAGGACAGCCGCGtggatgagatggcatgcccaACATTCGGTGAAAGATGGCGAGATTACACATCCCTCAGATGCTAAGGCATGGAAACACTTTCAAACCGTATATCCCGACTTTGCGAGTGAGTGTAGAAACGTTTATCTTGGTCTATGCACGGATGGAATTAGTCCATTTGGTATGTCTGGAAGGCAATACTCTTTATGGCCTGTCATCTTGACGCCATACAATCTCCCTCCGGATATGTGCATGCAAAGAGAATTTTTGTTCTTGAGTATTCTAGTGCCTGGTCCAAAACATCCAAAGCGAGCACTTGATGTATTTTTGCAACCTTTGATCCATGAGCTGAAGCTGTTGTGGCATTTTGGCGAGGAGACATGGGATTATTCGCAGCAGCAGAACTTCAATATGCGTGCAGTGCTtatgtggaccataagtgacttccCCGCATATGGAATGTTATCGGGTTGGAccacacatggaagattatcatgtccatattgtatGGAGAAGACAGATGCTTTTCAGCTGAAAAATGGGAGGAAGTCATGTTGGTTTGATTGCCACCGTAGGTTTCTTCCGCCGCATCATACATATCGTAAGaacaagaaattgtttaggAAAAACAAGGTGGTCCATGCTCCTCCCCCAATAATGCAATCAGGAGCATCTTTGTTAGAGGAAATTGACTATTATGGTGCTAACGAGACATGTAAAGTTGGGGGAAATTGGCACATTCCAGCTAACATGCCAGACGGGTATACGACATCTCataattggcataagaagagcaTATTTTGGCAACTTCCATATTGGAAAGATCATCTCTTAAGGCACAATCTTGATGTGATGCACATAGAGAAGAATGTTTTTGAGAGTATCATGAACACTCTTTTGAATGTGAAGGGAAAGAGTAAAGATAATTTGAAATCGAGGTCAGATTTGCCGGATTTATGTGCAAGACCAGAGCTGCATGTGACAAGAGAAGGAAAATTACCAGTTCCGGATTTTAGATTGTCTGGGGTGGCAAAGCAAAAGTTGTTTGAGAGTATCATGAACACTCGCAATAGCATTGCAATTTGCAACGAGTTTGCAACGGTACGCACTTATTTGCTCGCAAGGTCGTTGCAATTTGCAACGGTTTTGCAACGGTTTTAG